One genomic window of Podarcis muralis chromosome 9, rPodMur119.hap1.1, whole genome shotgun sequence includes the following:
- the ISL2 gene encoding insulin gene enhancer protein ISL-2 isoform X1 — protein sequence MVDLLFPYSFLGAMGDHSKKKPGIAMCVGCGSEIHDQYILKVSPDLEWHAACLKCADCSQYLDETCTCFVRDGKTYCKRDYIRLFGIKCAKCASGFSSSDLVMRARDNVYHLECFRCSVCSRQLLPGDEFSLRDHELLCRADHSLLVDRAGSAESPPRSPGHLQGARQGLQLADSVPGRQPSLRPHVHKQAEKTTRVRTVLNEKQLHTLRTCYAANPRPDALMKEQLVEMTGLSPRVIRVWFQNKRCKDKKKSILMKQLQQQQHSDKASLQGLTGTPLVAGSPIRHDSAVQGNAVEVQTYQPPWKALSDFALQSDLDQPAFQQLVSFSESGSLGNSSGSDVTSLSSQLPDTPNSMVPSPVETSPIFPKPSWL from the exons ATGGTGGACCTTCTCTTTCCTTACTCCTTCCTGGGTGCTATGGGGGATCATTCCAAAA AGAAACCCGGGATTGCCATGTGCGTGGGCTGCGGGAGCGAAATCCACGACCAGTACATCCTGAAGGTCTCCCCGGACCTGGAGTGGCACGCGGCCTGCCTGAAATGCGCGGATTGTAGCCAGTATTTGGACGAGACCTGCACTTGTTTTGTGAGAGATGGCAAAACGTACTGTAAAAGGGATTATATCAG GCTCTTCGGCATCAAGTGCGCCAAGTGCGCGTCGGGCTTCAGCAGCAGCGACTTGGTGATGCGCGCCCGGGACAACGTCTACCACCTGGAGTGCTTCCGTTGCTCGGTGTGCAGCCGGCAGCTCCTGCCGGGAGACGAGTTCTCGCTGCGGGACCACGAGCTGCTCTGCCGCGCAGACCACAGCCTCCTTGTCGACCGGGCCGGGTCGGCCGAGAGCCCCCCGCGCAGCCCCGGACACCTCCAAGGCGCCCGGCAGGGCCTCCAGCTCGCAG ATTCCGTGCCCGGGCGCCAACCCTCCTTGCGTCCACACGTGCACAAGCAGGCGGAGAAGACGACGCGCGTGAGGACGGTGCTGAACGAGAAGCAGCTGCACACGCTGCGCACCTGCTACGCGGCCAACCCGCGGCCCGACGCGCTCATGAAGGAGCAGCTGGTGGAGATGACCGGCCTGAGCCCGCGCGTGATCCGCGTCTGGTTCCAGAACAAGCGCTGCAAAGACAAGAAGAAGTCCATCCTCATGAAgcagctccagcagcagcagcacagcgacAAAGCC AGCCTTCAGGGCCTGACTGGGACTCCACTGGTGGCCGGCAGCCCAATCCGCCATGACAGCGCTGTGCAGGGCAACGCAGTGGAGGTGCAAACCTATCAGCCCCCCTGGAAAGCACTCAGTGACTTCGCCTTGCAGAGCGACTTGGACCAGCCagccttccagcaactg GTCTCCTTCTCAGAGTCCGGCTCCTTGGGCAACTCATCTGGCAGCGACGTGACCTCCTTGTCCTCTCAGCTCCCTGATACCCCCAACAGCATGGTCCCCAGCCCGGTGGAAAC CTCCCCGATCTTTCCTAAACCGTCATGGCTGTAA
- the ISL2 gene encoding insulin gene enhancer protein ISL-2 isoform X2, producing the protein MCVGCGSEIHDQYILKVSPDLEWHAACLKCADCSQYLDETCTCFVRDGKTYCKRDYIRLFGIKCAKCASGFSSSDLVMRARDNVYHLECFRCSVCSRQLLPGDEFSLRDHELLCRADHSLLVDRAGSAESPPRSPGHLQGARQGLQLADSVPGRQPSLRPHVHKQAEKTTRVRTVLNEKQLHTLRTCYAANPRPDALMKEQLVEMTGLSPRVIRVWFQNKRCKDKKKSILMKQLQQQQHSDKASLQGLTGTPLVAGSPIRHDSAVQGNAVEVQTYQPPWKALSDFALQSDLDQPAFQQLVSFSESGSLGNSSGSDVTSLSSQLPDTPNSMVPSPVETSPIFPKPSWL; encoded by the exons ATGTGCGTGGGCTGCGGGAGCGAAATCCACGACCAGTACATCCTGAAGGTCTCCCCGGACCTGGAGTGGCACGCGGCCTGCCTGAAATGCGCGGATTGTAGCCAGTATTTGGACGAGACCTGCACTTGTTTTGTGAGAGATGGCAAAACGTACTGTAAAAGGGATTATATCAG GCTCTTCGGCATCAAGTGCGCCAAGTGCGCGTCGGGCTTCAGCAGCAGCGACTTGGTGATGCGCGCCCGGGACAACGTCTACCACCTGGAGTGCTTCCGTTGCTCGGTGTGCAGCCGGCAGCTCCTGCCGGGAGACGAGTTCTCGCTGCGGGACCACGAGCTGCTCTGCCGCGCAGACCACAGCCTCCTTGTCGACCGGGCCGGGTCGGCCGAGAGCCCCCCGCGCAGCCCCGGACACCTCCAAGGCGCCCGGCAGGGCCTCCAGCTCGCAG ATTCCGTGCCCGGGCGCCAACCCTCCTTGCGTCCACACGTGCACAAGCAGGCGGAGAAGACGACGCGCGTGAGGACGGTGCTGAACGAGAAGCAGCTGCACACGCTGCGCACCTGCTACGCGGCCAACCCGCGGCCCGACGCGCTCATGAAGGAGCAGCTGGTGGAGATGACCGGCCTGAGCCCGCGCGTGATCCGCGTCTGGTTCCAGAACAAGCGCTGCAAAGACAAGAAGAAGTCCATCCTCATGAAgcagctccagcagcagcagcacagcgacAAAGCC AGCCTTCAGGGCCTGACTGGGACTCCACTGGTGGCCGGCAGCCCAATCCGCCATGACAGCGCTGTGCAGGGCAACGCAGTGGAGGTGCAAACCTATCAGCCCCCCTGGAAAGCACTCAGTGACTTCGCCTTGCAGAGCGACTTGGACCAGCCagccttccagcaactg GTCTCCTTCTCAGAGTCCGGCTCCTTGGGCAACTCATCTGGCAGCGACGTGACCTCCTTGTCCTCTCAGCTCCCTGATACCCCCAACAGCATGGTCCCCAGCCCGGTGGAAAC CTCCCCGATCTTTCCTAAACCGTCATGGCTGTAA